In one window of Gossypium arboreum isolate Shixiya-1 chromosome 4, ASM2569848v2, whole genome shotgun sequence DNA:
- the LOC108459975 gene encoding uncharacterized protein LOC108459975, which produces MIAMANAGYRAVAFDFRGYGLSDHPPEPERANFNDLADDVVGLLDSLAIDKAFLVGKDFGAFPAFSVAVTHPERVLGVITLGVPFLIPGPLGVQFDLLPKGYYVIRWAEPGRAEADFGRFDVKTVVRNIYILFCRSELQVAGDNEEIMDLVDPSTPLPPWFTEEDLDVYATLYQNSGFRTALQVPYRCMQLDCGITNPKVIAPSLLIMGEKDYVMKSPGMEDYIRKGIVKQFMPNLDIIFMSEGNHFVQEQLPEQVNELILSFLTKN; this is translated from the exons ATGATTGCTATGGCTAATGCTGGCTACCGAGCAGTTGCTTTTGATTTCAGGGGCTATGGACTCTCCGACCATCCACCGGAGCCCGAAAGAGCTAACTTCAATGACCTTGCCGATGATGTTGTGGGCCTTCTCGACTCCTTGGCCATTGATAAG GCTTTTCTTGTTGGGAAGGACTTTGGAGCATTTCCTGCATTCTCGGTAGCTGTTACCCACCCTGAAAGGGTGTTAGGTGTCATAACACTAGGCGTTCCTTTCCTCATACCTGGTCCTCTTGGTGTCCAATTTGATCTCCTCCCTAAAGGCTACTACGTTATAAGATGGGCAGAACCAGGAAGAGCTGAAGCAGATTTTGGTCGATTTGATGTTAAGACGGTCGTTAGAAACATTTACATTCTCTTCTGCAGAAGTGAGTTACAAGTAGCCGGCGACAATGAGGAGATAATGGACTTGGTTGATCCATCAACTCCATTGCCTCCATGGTTCACAGAGGAAGATCTTGATGTCTATGCAACTTTATATCAAAATTCTGGTTTCCGAACTGCACTGCAAGTTCCCTACAG ATGCATGCAATTGGATTGTGGTATAACCAACCCGAAAGTGATAGCTCCATCATTGCTGATAATGGGGGAGAAGGATTATGTTATGAAATCCCCAGGAATGGAAGATTACATTAGGAAAGGGATAGTGAAGCAGTTTATGCCTAATCTGGACATCATTTTTATGTCAGAAGGGAATCACTTTGTTCAAGAACAACTGCCGGAGCAGGTGAATGAGCTCATCCTCTCTTTCCTCACCAAAAATTAG
- the LOC108460985 gene encoding pseudouridine kinase has product MEKQRKDGDVEAVPVVIGGMVLDIQATSSIPPHPRTTCPGQIYYVQGGVARNIAECMTKLGAQPFMISALGLDMPGNLLLEHWKSAGLRTEGIRKHKDIKTPTVCHILDVSGEVAAGVASVEAVEMFLTPKWIQQFKHTIRSAPLLMVDANLSPPAIEVSCRLAAESNVPVWFEPVSIAKSERIAPIVKYITFASPNEDELIAMANALSSQNLFCPIERNNCSTDTLFQMLKPAIWLLLEKGVKILVLTIGSDGVLLCTKGESISWRICLEKTQQHGFSRQLFENMTSSYPSNLYSDSKVLERSPNFLAVHFPALPASVVRLTGAGDCLVGGMIASLSTGLDVMQSVAIGIAAAKASVEVDSNVPSQFSLPTITGDARIVYSTAKLLQHQSKL; this is encoded by the exons ATGGAGAAGCAAAGGAAAGATGGAGATGTAGAGGCAGTCCCAGTAGTGATAGGGGGCATGGTTTTGGACATTCAAGCCACTTCTTCAATTCCTCCACATCCAAGAACCACTTGTCCTGGCCAG ATATATTATGTACAAGGCGGGGTGGCCAGGAACATAGCCGAATGCATGACAAAACTTGGAGCTCAGCCTTTTATGATTAGTGCTTTGGGACTTGACATGCCAG GAAATTTGTTGTTGGAGCATTGGAAATCTGCAGGACTACGGACAGAAG GCATTAGGAAGCACAAGGATATTAAGACTCCCACAGTCTGTCATATACTTGATGTTAGTGGAGAGGTGGCGGCTGGTGTTGCCAGTGTGGAAGCAGTT GAAATGTTTCTTACACCCAAGTGGATTCAACAATTCAAGCACACAATACGTTCTGCTCCTCTATTGATGGTTGATGCAAATTTGAGTCCCCCTGCTATAGAAGTTTCTTGTCGAC TAGCAGCTGAGTCAAACGTCCCAGTGTGGTTTGAGCCTGTATCGATTGCAAAATCTGAAAGAATTGCTCCAATTGTAAAGTAT ATTACTTTTGCTTCACCTAATGAAGATGAACTAATTGCTATGGCAAATGCTTTATCTTCTCAAAATTTATTTTGCCCAATTGAAAGGAATAATTGTTCTACGGATACTTTGTTCCAGATGCTGAAACCAGCGATCTGGCTTTTGCTGGAGAAGGGTGTCAAAATTCTTGTTTTGACTATTGGTTCAGATGGTGTACTTTTATGCACTAAAGGGGAATCAATCTCCTGGAGAATTTGTCTGGAAAAGACGCAGCAACATGGATTTAGTCGACAGTTATTTGAAAATATGACGTCAAGCTATCCTTCAAATTTGTATTCTGATTCTAAGGTTCTTGAGAGAAGCCCAAATTTCTTAGCTGTGCATTTTCCTGCACTCCCTGCATCTGTTGTAAGGCTTACAGGAGCTGGTGATTGTCTAGTCGGTGGAATGATTGCATCCCTTTCTACAGGTTTAGATGTGATGCAGAGCGTAGCAATTGGTATAGCTGCAGCCAAAGCTTCGGTTGAGGTGGACAGCAATGTACCTTCTCAATTTAGTTTGCCAACAATTACAG GTGATGCCAGGATTGTATATTCAACTGCCAAACTTTTGCAACATCAATCTAAGCTGTAA